In a genomic window of Nodosilinea sp. E11:
- a CDS encoding IS110 family transposase, translating into MTELSQAHQWVGIDVSKRTLDVYVRPLGLSVQVANSDSGLRELLQALTAFRRETSLIVLEATGGYQALAARTLMAEGWPAVVVNPRQVRDFARATGRMAKTDKIDAEVLAHFADAIRPEVRAMASEASQHLQDLVTRRQQLVEMMSAEKARQRSARARTGQSIEQHIDWLKQQIQDLDTQIEQLIAQSDQWQRTREILTSVPGIGAVTTGLLLASLPELGQISAKRLASLCGLAPFNRDSGQMRGKRMISGGRATVRTGLYMAALVATRHNPVIRDYYQRLLQRGKLKKVALVACMHKLVIILNAMVEHDTLWQAPACSLPAAT; encoded by the coding sequence ATGACTGAACTATCACAAGCGCATCAATGGGTTGGCATTGACGTATCCAAGCGCACCTTAGATGTGTACGTCCGTCCACTTGGATTAAGCGTTCAGGTGGCCAACAGTGACTCTGGTTTAAGAGAGTTGCTACAGGCGTTAACGGCGTTTCGTCGCGAGACGAGTCTGATTGTGCTGGAAGCGACCGGGGGCTATCAAGCCCTGGCGGCGCGAACGTTGATGGCGGAGGGCTGGCCCGCCGTTGTGGTGAATCCACGTCAAGTGCGTGATTTTGCCCGGGCCACGGGGCGCATGGCTAAAACAGACAAAATTGATGCCGAGGTGTTGGCTCACTTTGCCGATGCCATCCGTCCAGAGGTACGGGCGATGGCGAGTGAGGCCAGTCAACACCTTCAAGACCTCGTCACGCGACGGCAGCAACTCGTCGAGATGATGAGTGCCGAAAAAGCCCGGCAACGCTCAGCACGAGCCAGGACGGGTCAGAGCATTGAGCAGCATATTGACTGGCTCAAGCAACAGATCCAAGACCTCGATACCCAGATTGAGCAGCTCATCGCCCAGAGCGATCAGTGGCAGCGCACCCGCGAGATCCTCACCAGTGTGCCGGGTATTGGGGCTGTGACGACGGGGCTCCTCTTGGCCTCACTCCCCGAGTTAGGACAGATCTCAGCGAAGCGCCTAGCCAGCTTGTGTGGCCTCGCCCCGTTCAACCGCGATAGCGGCCAGATGCGGGGTAAGCGGATGATTAGCGGCGGTCGAGCCACCGTGCGCACAGGCCTCTACATGGCCGCGTTAGTCGCCACTCGCCATAATCCGGTCATTCGCGATTACTACCAGCGCCTGCTGCAGCGGGGAAAACTCAAAAAGGTTGCCCTGGTGGCCTGCATGCACAAACTGGTGATTATTCTCAATGCCATGGTAGAACATGACACCCTCTGGCAGGCTCCGGCTTGCTCCCTGCCCGCCGCCACATAA
- a CDS encoding proline--tRNA ligase, producing the protein MRLSQMLFVTLREEPAEAEIPSHKLLLRAGYMRRVASGVYAYLPLLWRVLNKISNIVREEMNATGAQECLLPQLQPAELWRESGRWDTYTKAEGIMFSLVDRRQQEVSLGPTHEEVITAVARDMVRSYRQLPLHLYQIQTKFRDEIRPRFGLMRGREFIMKDGYSFHTDESSLKATYQEMYTAYSTILRRCGLEFRAVDADSGAIGGSGSTEFMVLAEAGEDEVLYTEDGKYAANVEKAVSRPVDAEPSTFTQFEKLDTPNTPTIESLAKFLKCSPTQIVKNVLYQAEFDNGKTVLVVVSIRGDQDVNEVKLTNELTKLAANYGATAVIALAVPDEAAQQTWAAKPLPLGYMAPDLGDDYIQAGKAVEAKFLRLVDRTASDLKNFVTGSNESGYHTVGGNWGKEFTLPKIVVDVRKAAAGDRALHDPSQTLQTARGIEIGHIFQLGTKYSQALGATYTSETGAELPLVMGCYGVGVSRLAQAAVEQSYDKNGIVWPVAIAPYQAIVVIPNMGDDLQVEAAKAIYKELLAVGVEALLDDRDERAGVKFKDADLIGIPYRIVTGRALGDGKVEVVDRATGIVQEVALAEVVSLVKGWIVDELLASR; encoded by the coding sequence ATGCGTCTATCTCAAATGCTGTTTGTCACCCTGCGGGAAGAGCCGGCTGAGGCCGAAATTCCTAGCCACAAGTTGCTGCTGCGGGCGGGCTACATGCGTCGCGTGGCCAGCGGGGTCTACGCCTATCTGCCGCTGCTGTGGCGGGTACTCAACAAAATTTCTAACATTGTGCGCGAGGAGATGAACGCCACGGGCGCTCAAGAATGTTTGCTGCCGCAGCTTCAGCCCGCCGAACTGTGGCGCGAGTCGGGCCGGTGGGACACCTACACCAAGGCCGAGGGCATCATGTTCTCCCTAGTCGATCGCCGTCAGCAGGAGGTCAGCCTTGGCCCCACCCACGAGGAGGTGATCACTGCTGTCGCCCGCGATATGGTTCGTTCTTACCGGCAGCTGCCCCTGCACCTCTACCAGATTCAGACCAAGTTTCGCGATGAGATTCGGCCTCGCTTTGGGCTGATGCGCGGTCGTGAGTTCATTATGAAGGACGGCTACTCGTTCCACACCGACGAGAGCAGCCTGAAAGCCACTTACCAGGAGATGTACACCGCCTACAGCACCATTCTGCGCCGCTGCGGCCTAGAGTTTCGGGCGGTAGATGCCGACTCGGGGGCGATCGGCGGGTCGGGCTCGACCGAGTTTATGGTGCTGGCTGAGGCGGGCGAAGACGAGGTGCTCTACACCGAAGACGGCAAGTACGCTGCCAACGTCGAGAAGGCCGTGTCGCGCCCGGTAGATGCTGAGCCTTCGACCTTTACTCAATTTGAAAAACTCGATACCCCCAACACCCCCACGATCGAGTCGCTGGCAAAATTTCTCAAATGTTCGCCCACCCAGATCGTCAAGAACGTGCTGTACCAGGCGGAATTTGACAACGGTAAAACGGTGCTGGTCGTGGTCAGCATTCGTGGGGACCAGGATGTCAATGAGGTCAAACTCACCAACGAGCTCACCAAGCTAGCCGCCAACTATGGGGCCACCGCCGTGATCGCCCTGGCCGTGCCCGACGAAGCCGCCCAGCAAACGTGGGCCGCCAAACCCCTACCCCTGGGCTATATGGCCCCCGACCTTGGCGATGACTACATTCAGGCTGGTAAAGCGGTAGAGGCCAAATTTTTGCGGCTGGTCGATCGCACCGCCAGCGACCTAAAAAACTTTGTCACTGGCTCTAACGAATCGGGCTACCACACCGTAGGCGGCAACTGGGGTAAAGAGTTCACCCTGCCGAAAATTGTGGTGGATGTGCGCAAGGCAGCGGCGGGCGATCGCGCCCTGCACGACCCTAGCCAAACCCTGCAAACCGCGCGAGGCATCGAGATTGGCCACATCTTTCAGCTGGGTACTAAATATTCTCAAGCGCTGGGGGCCACCTACACCAGCGAAACCGGAGCCGAGCTGCCCCTGGTGATGGGCTGCTACGGGGTGGGTGTGTCGCGCCTGGCCCAGGCGGCGGTGGAGCAGTCCTACGACAAAAACGGCATTGTCTGGCCGGTGGCGATCGCGCCCTACCAGGCGATCGTGGTGATTCCCAACATGGGCGACGATTTGCAGGTTGAAGCCGCCAAGGCGATCTATAAAGAGCTGCTGGCGGTGGGGGTTGAGGCGCTGCTCGACGATCGCGACGAGCGGGCCGGGGTCAAGTTCAAAGACGCCGACCTGATTGGCATTCCCTACCGAATTGTCACCGGGCGCGCTCTGGGCGACGGCAAAGTTGAAGTTGTGGATCGGGCCACGGGCATTGTGCAGGAGGTGGCCCTGGCTGAAGTGGTCAGTTTGGTCAAAGGCTGGATTGTCGATGAACTGCTGGCCAGCCGCTAG
- a CDS encoding acyltransferase codes for MKIEVHEKLEVDEIKPHKIEVSGSSSSRKDMLGKLIFSLIEPIPRPLGTAIRKFLYPFLSKRWGKAPYIQAWVEILGAENITVGDNVSILRYSILNCNFENSQLRLGENISLDRGVSIRLGNDCTIDIGDNTYIGPYSCLSGPGNVEIGRECMIASMVGIYANQHHHVGSSEKGITIEDKCWIGTGAKILDGVTIGYGSAIGAGAVVTRDIPPYSVAIGVPAKVLKNRRTSPDD; via the coding sequence ATGAAAATCGAAGTTCATGAAAAGCTTGAAGTTGACGAAATTAAACCGCATAAAATAGAAGTTTCTGGCTCCAGTAGTTCAAGAAAAGACATGCTTGGAAAATTAATATTTTCCTTGATTGAGCCAATTCCCCGCCCTTTGGGAACAGCAATAAGAAAGTTTCTCTATCCTTTTCTATCTAAACGGTGGGGAAAAGCCCCTTATATTCAGGCATGGGTCGAGATTCTTGGTGCTGAAAACATTACTGTTGGTGATAATGTCAGTATCCTCAGATATTCTATTTTGAACTGCAATTTTGAGAATAGCCAGCTTAGATTAGGCGAAAATATTTCTCTCGATCGAGGCGTTAGTATTCGGCTGGGAAACGACTGCACTATTGATATTGGTGATAATACTTATATCGGTCCATATTCTTGCCTGTCTGGGCCTGGCAACGTTGAAATTGGTCGTGAATGTATGATTGCTTCTATGGTCGGTATATACGCTAACCAGCACCACCACGTGGGTTCTAGCGAAAAGGGCATCACGATTGAAGACAAGTGTTGGATTGGTACAGGGGCCAAAATTCTAGATGGTGTGACGATTGGTTACGGCAGTGCTATTGGTGCAGGGGCGGTAGTAACAAGAGATATTCCACCCTATTCGGTAGCCATAGGCGTACCGGCTAAGGTGCTAAAAAATCGAAGAACTAGCCCTGATGATTAG
- a CDS encoding DUF2993 domain-containing protein, producing MELITILLSTLLGVVGSGGIVVDTLAEAALRDQVAAVEQLQVRIDNVPNYQLINGRIDHTRIAARGLEPRQLPGLRIDAIDIETDAVAVDLGRLQQGELVLNAPAQAALRLRLRDDDLNAFFQSPLMQGWLDTLQFNLPGAVGEREQNRYGLANPSLEFLEGDRFRIVVDLQDRVTQENTAIAVDLGLTVLNGHRFALVDPKITVDGEETPPQLLEALVQGAQAQLTLRRLEALGLTARIINFKVRDNELDIAIFARIEPGSAFLTRQPAVEAVPPGP from the coding sequence ATGGAACTGATTACCATTCTGCTCTCGACCCTGTTGGGTGTGGTGGGCTCGGGGGGCATCGTGGTCGACACCCTGGCCGAGGCCGCTCTGCGCGACCAGGTGGCGGCGGTTGAGCAGCTCCAGGTCCGCATCGACAATGTGCCCAACTACCAGTTGATCAATGGCCGCATTGATCACACCCGCATTGCCGCCCGTGGTCTAGAGCCCCGGCAACTGCCCGGCCTGCGCATTGACGCTATAGATATCGAAACCGATGCCGTAGCTGTCGATCTGGGGCGCTTGCAGCAGGGCGAACTGGTGCTCAACGCCCCGGCCCAAGCCGCCCTGCGCTTGCGCCTGCGCGACGACGACTTGAATGCATTTTTTCAGTCGCCGCTGATGCAGGGTTGGCTCGATACGCTGCAATTTAATTTGCCGGGGGCCGTGGGTGAACGAGAGCAAAACCGCTACGGCCTGGCCAATCCATCGCTGGAGTTCTTAGAGGGCGATCGCTTTCGGATTGTGGTTGATCTCCAAGACCGGGTCACCCAAGAAAATACGGCGATCGCAGTCGATCTGGGGTTGACTGTTCTCAACGGCCACCGCTTTGCCCTTGTCGATCCTAAAATTACTGTCGATGGTGAAGAAACCCCACCCCAGCTCTTGGAGGCATTGGTGCAGGGTGCTCAAGCGCAGCTGACCCTGCGACGCCTTGAGGCCCTGGGCCTGACTGCCCGCATCATTAACTTTAAAGTGCGTGACAATGAGCTGGATATCGCCATCTTTGCCAGAATAGAGCCAGGCTCTGCTTTTCTAACCCGACAGCCAGCTGTAGAAGCTGTCCCCCCTGGGCCCTAG
- the cobS gene encoding adenosylcobinamide-GDP ribazoletransferase: MPPTQPGEITARPGWFARLGGSILFYTKLPLPPGWQPRFEGIAPLAPVVGLGLGIALVTVDWALDQLGMPALTRSALVVGLGVWLTGGLHLDGAMDTADGLAVMDPQRRLAVMGDSYSGAFGVMAAIAILGLKTLALAELGAGRGWVLVAAMVWGRWGQVVAIARYPYLRAEGKGALHREHRRSPQDWLLGLGLALGLHGLWAWLQLGQLPLVGLIGLGGLGGALAIPAWLHSRLGGHTGDTYGATVEWTETLLLCLATLA, translated from the coding sequence TTGCCCCCCACGCAGCCCGGCGAGATCACGGCCCGTCCTGGTTGGTTTGCCCGCCTAGGAGGATCCATACTGTTCTATACGAAACTGCCTTTGCCGCCGGGGTGGCAACCCCGCTTCGAAGGCATTGCCCCCCTAGCTCCGGTGGTGGGCTTGGGCTTGGGGATAGCTCTAGTCACCGTCGATTGGGCCTTGGACCAGCTGGGTATGCCTGCATTAACCCGCAGTGCTCTGGTCGTTGGGCTGGGGGTGTGGCTGACCGGGGGGCTGCACCTGGATGGAGCGATGGATACCGCCGATGGACTAGCGGTGATGGATCCGCAGCGCCGTCTAGCGGTCATGGGCGACAGCTACAGTGGGGCGTTTGGGGTGATGGCGGCGATCGCCATTCTGGGCCTCAAAACTCTAGCCCTGGCCGAACTAGGCGCTGGGCGCGGCTGGGTACTGGTGGCGGCAATGGTGTGGGGGCGCTGGGGCCAGGTAGTGGCGATCGCCCGCTATCCTTACCTGCGCGCTGAGGGCAAAGGGGCTTTGCACCGAGAACATCGGCGATCGCCCCAAGACTGGCTGCTAGGCCTGGGGCTGGCCCTGGGGCTCCACGGCCTCTGGGCCTGGCTCCAGCTCGGTCAGCTGCCGTTGGTTGGCCTAATTGGGCTGGGGGGATTAGGGGGCGCTCTGGCCATCCCAGCTTGGCTGCATAGCCGCCTGGGTGGCCATACTGGCGATACCTATGGCGCTACGGTGGAATGGACTGAAACCCTGCTCCTCTGCCTGGCCACGCTGGCATAG
- the hetL gene encoding heterocyst differentiation pentapeptide repeat protein HetL, which translates to MDAGEILERYRQGDRAFSGLKLVEIELLQANVSGADFSHSDLRQSRLGRTHFTQGNFTRADLSEALLWGADFTDTQCAQVQLRDADLSGAVFVRADLTDANLIKAILCGVNFQDANLSQALLIDADLRPSSDQQTNLIGANLQGANLSYAQLSGAQMARVNLSGAKLCRAQLGQSFRVDAPRTDLSGANLQGADLSYANLTGAMLQGANLQGADLTGAILDQADLTGATLPDGLSQD; encoded by the coding sequence ATGGATGCGGGGGAGATTTTGGAGCGCTACCGGCAGGGCGATCGCGCCTTCTCGGGCCTCAAACTGGTAGAAATTGAGCTGCTGCAAGCTAACGTTAGCGGTGCTGACTTTAGCCACAGCGATCTACGCCAGTCGCGGCTAGGCCGCACCCACTTTACCCAAGGTAACTTTACCCGGGCTGATCTGAGCGAAGCGCTGCTGTGGGGGGCCGACTTTACCGATACCCAGTGCGCCCAAGTGCAACTGCGCGATGCTGACCTCAGCGGTGCGGTGTTTGTGCGGGCTGACCTAACCGATGCCAACCTGATTAAGGCGATTCTCTGCGGCGTCAATTTTCAAGATGCCAACCTGTCTCAGGCGCTGCTGATCGACGCTGACCTGCGCCCTAGTTCAGATCAGCAGACCAACCTCATTGGGGCCAATTTGCAGGGGGCCAATCTTAGCTATGCCCAGCTCAGCGGAGCCCAGATGGCCCGGGTTAATTTGAGTGGAGCCAAGCTTTGCCGCGCCCAACTGGGCCAAAGCTTTCGCGTTGATGCCCCCAGGACAGACTTAAGCGGGGCCAATTTGCAAGGGGCCGATCTTAGCTACGCTAACCTAACCGGAGCCATGTTGCAGGGGGCCAATCTTCAGGGGGCCGATCTGACCGGAGCTATTTTGGACCAAGCTGATCTAACTGGGGCAACTCTGCCAGATGGATTAAGTCAAGACTAA
- a CDS encoding alpha-amylase family glycosyl hydrolase, producing MTVAKNRSTQSAPGHPQAGLAQTIPQNYSINKSENQSEIPVDSPPLNRVTNNIKPLLQKVYPEDTAEWLTTEIFALIKDTLCPSGREDLKKWNHNNVLLITYGDTIGDGQRAPLTVLAEFLETHLHDTITGVHILPFFPYSSDDGFAIIDYLKVNPELGSWDDIKRIATNFNLMADLVINHISSQHEWFEQFKQNQLPGRNYFITADPSDDLSQVVRPRSSPLLTPVETADGEKHVWSTFSADQIDVNFENPDVLIEYVKIILAYVEAGARYIRLDAVGFLWKKHGTNCMHLPETHAVVRLFREVLQLVDPGISLITETNVPNRENLSYFGNRNEAHMIYNFSLPPLLLNALMQGRSDHLKTWMMSMPPAPIGCAYFNFTASHDGIGMRPAEGLLATDEYEQLLTAMRNFGGRISMRSRPDGTESPYEINISLFDALKGTVKGEDQWQVERFLCSQTIMLALEGIPAFYIHSLLATHNYTAGVDETGHNRTINRYKWDLETLETALADPTTPHSRVLNELKRLIKIRRQQTAFHPNATQYTLHPMNSALFAFWRQSLTRDQSIFSVHNLSDQPQELSLSDLNLVSTDDWYDLISDDKFPDLDMAYMLKPYQSVWITNKPNSAHDDSMPTLL from the coding sequence ATGACCGTTGCTAAAAATCGCTCTACACAATCTGCCCCTGGCCACCCCCAAGCCGGCCTAGCCCAGACGATTCCACAAAATTACTCTATAAATAAGTCAGAAAACCAGTCAGAAATTCCTGTAGACAGCCCACCCTTAAACCGCGTGACCAACAATATCAAGCCCCTACTTCAGAAAGTCTATCCTGAGGACACCGCCGAATGGTTGACCACAGAAATCTTCGCGCTGATCAAAGACACCCTGTGCCCCTCAGGACGTGAAGATCTCAAAAAGTGGAACCACAACAACGTTCTGCTGATCACCTACGGTGACACCATCGGCGACGGCCAGCGGGCACCGCTGACGGTACTGGCCGAGTTTCTTGAAACCCACCTGCACGACACCATTACCGGCGTTCACATTCTGCCTTTCTTTCCCTACAGTTCCGACGATGGCTTTGCCATTATCGACTACCTCAAGGTCAACCCCGAGCTAGGCAGCTGGGACGATATCAAGCGGATTGCCACCAACTTCAACCTGATGGCCGACCTGGTGATTAACCACATCTCCAGTCAGCACGAGTGGTTTGAGCAGTTTAAGCAAAATCAACTGCCTGGCCGCAACTATTTCATCACCGCCGACCCCAGCGACGATCTGTCTCAGGTAGTGCGTCCCCGCAGTTCGCCGCTGCTCACCCCCGTCGAAACCGCCGACGGCGAAAAACACGTTTGGAGCACCTTTAGTGCCGACCAAATTGACGTCAACTTTGAGAATCCCGACGTGCTGATCGAGTACGTCAAAATTATTCTGGCCTACGTCGAGGCCGGAGCGCGCTACATTCGCCTTGATGCGGTGGGTTTTTTGTGGAAGAAGCACGGCACCAACTGTATGCATTTGCCCGAAACCCACGCCGTAGTGCGCCTGTTTCGCGAGGTCTTGCAGCTAGTTGACCCCGGCATCTCGCTGATTACCGAAACCAACGTGCCCAACCGCGAGAACTTGAGCTACTTCGGCAACCGTAACGAAGCCCACATGATCTACAACTTCAGCCTGCCGCCGCTGCTGCTGAATGCGCTCATGCAGGGCCGCTCAGACCACCTCAAAACCTGGATGATGAGTATGCCGCCGGCCCCCATCGGCTGCGCCTACTTCAACTTCACCGCCTCCCACGACGGCATTGGCATGCGCCCCGCCGAGGGGTTGCTGGCGACGGATGAGTACGAGCAACTACTCACCGCCATGCGCAATTTTGGCGGCAGAATTAGCATGCGCAGCCGCCCTGACGGCACCGAGTCGCCCTACGAGATCAACATTTCGCTGTTTGACGCGCTCAAGGGCACCGTCAAGGGTGAAGACCAGTGGCAGGTAGAGCGCTTTCTCTGCTCTCAGACCATCATGCTGGCCCTAGAAGGCATTCCGGCTTTCTACATCCACAGCCTGCTGGCCACCCACAACTACACCGCAGGGGTAGACGAGACGGGCCACAACCGCACCATCAACCGCTATAAATGGGATCTTGAAACGTTGGAGACAGCTCTAGCCGACCCCACCACTCCCCACTCCCGAGTCCTGAATGAGCTGAAGCGGTTGATCAAGATTCGTCGTCAGCAGACGGCGTTTCACCCCAACGCCACCCAGTACACGCTGCACCCAATGAATTCAGCTCTGTTTGCGTTCTGGCGGCAGAGCCTGACCCGCGACCAGAGCATTTTCTCGGTGCACAATCTGAGCGACCAGCCCCAAGAACTGAGCCTCAGCGACCTCAACTTAGTCAGCACCGACGACTGGTACGACCTGATCAGTGACGACAAATTCCCCGATCTAGATATGGCCTACATGCTAAAGCCCTACCAGTCGGTGTGGATTACCAACAAACCCAACTCGGCCCACGACGACAGCATGCCCACGCTGCTCTAA
- a CDS encoding GerMN domain-containing protein produces the protein MDYRDKLRQIPLGIVAGLATLVLASGGSVAWFTWRALNPTPPVVEFPSIDLETDPLLSLPEVAAPVTPETNQPIAQDPVVQPAPAEVTGQIYWLKDDGTSFSLVPQSITVAADASPSDQVAAAFSNLLSKPGDPSQQAFTTIPEQTQLLDAKVADDGVHVDLSGEFQTGGGSAAMVGRLGQVVYTATSFDPAAPVWISVDGKPLTLLGGEGLEVSQPMTRSDFDEGFGL, from the coding sequence ATGGACTACAGAGATAAGCTACGGCAAATTCCCCTCGGCATTGTGGCTGGGTTAGCTACCCTGGTGTTGGCCTCGGGCGGTTCTGTGGCCTGGTTTACCTGGCGGGCCCTCAACCCCACTCCCCCGGTGGTCGAGTTTCCTAGCATTGATCTAGAGACCGACCCCCTGCTGTCGCTACCTGAGGTAGCCGCCCCCGTCACCCCTGAGACGAATCAGCCGATCGCCCAAGACCCTGTCGTTCAACCCGCCCCAGCCGAGGTGACTGGCCAAATCTACTGGCTCAAGGATGATGGCACCAGCTTTAGCCTAGTGCCCCAGTCGATTACAGTCGCCGCCGATGCCTCTCCCTCAGACCAGGTGGCGGCGGCCTTTAGCAACCTGCTGTCTAAACCGGGTGACCCCAGCCAGCAGGCGTTTACCACCATTCCAGAACAAACTCAGCTGCTCGACGCCAAGGTGGCCGATGACGGGGTCCATGTCGATCTGTCGGGCGAGTTTCAAACCGGTGGTGGCAGCGCCGCTATGGTCGGTCGTCTTGGCCAGGTGGTCTACACCGCAACCTCCTTCGACCCCGCTGCCCCCGTATGGATTTCGGTGGATGGCAAACCCTTGACGCTGTTGGGCGGCGAGGGGCTTGAGGTTAGCCAGCCTATGACCCGCAGCGATTTCGACGAAGGCTTTGGGCTATAG
- a CDS encoding PhoH family protein, with translation MKKVFVLDTNVLLHDPLAIFRFEDNDVVLPITIIEELDRFKKGTADTGRNARYVSRTLDDLRQQGSLVQGIPLEKGGTLKVALCHRDTLRQLPAELEGDQGDNAILAVAMEYKHHHDLPVVLVSKDTNLRIKADAVGLVAEDYETDKVDYDDLYTGTLEVMTTAEAISQLFGDGHLKLDIPLYSNQAITLVDETNPNHTALALVQGSTGKLVPLGKLPHAGVSRVQPRNREQRFAFELLLQDSISMVTLVGKAGTGKTLLAIAAGVQKVADERLYSRLLIARPIVPLGRDIGYLPGDMREKLNPWMQPLYDNFDLIFGTQDMRGKPEHWRRGHEEMIDQGLLQIEPLTYIRGRSIPKQFLIVDEAQNLTPHEVKTILTRAGEGTKIILTGDPDQIDNPYVDASSNGLTYVVERFKQESLAGHITLCKGERSSLAERAAVLL, from the coding sequence ATGAAAAAAGTATTTGTCCTCGACACCAATGTATTGCTGCACGATCCGCTGGCGATATTTAGGTTCGAAGACAACGATGTGGTATTGCCGATCACCATCATTGAAGAGCTAGACCGCTTTAAGAAGGGCACCGCCGACACCGGTCGCAATGCCCGCTACGTGTCGCGCACCCTAGATGATCTGCGCCAGCAGGGGTCACTGGTACAGGGCATTCCCCTCGAAAAGGGCGGCACCCTCAAGGTGGCCCTGTGCCACCGCGATACCCTACGCCAGCTGCCCGCCGAGCTGGAGGGCGACCAGGGCGACAACGCCATTTTAGCGGTGGCGATGGAGTACAAGCACCACCACGACCTGCCCGTAGTGCTGGTCAGCAAAGACACCAACCTGCGCATCAAGGCCGATGCCGTGGGGCTGGTGGCCGAAGACTACGAAACCGACAAAGTCGACTACGACGACCTCTACACCGGCACCCTAGAGGTAATGACCACCGCCGAGGCAATCAGCCAGCTGTTTGGCGATGGCCACCTCAAGCTCGACATCCCCCTCTACTCCAACCAGGCGATTACCCTGGTCGATGAAACCAACCCCAACCACACTGCCCTGGCTCTGGTGCAGGGTAGCACCGGCAAGCTGGTGCCCCTCGGTAAGCTGCCCCACGCCGGGGTGTCGCGGGTGCAACCCCGCAACCGCGAACAGCGCTTTGCCTTTGAGCTGCTGCTGCAAGACTCTATTTCGATGGTGACCCTGGTGGGCAAAGCGGGCACCGGCAAAACCCTGCTGGCGATCGCCGCCGGGGTGCAAAAAGTGGCCGACGAGCGCCTCTACTCGCGTCTGCTAATTGCCCGCCCGATCGTGCCCCTGGGCCGCGATATTGGCTACCTGCCTGGCGATATGCGCGAAAAGCTCAACCCCTGGATGCAGCCCCTCTACGACAACTTTGACCTGATCTTTGGCACCCAGGATATGCGAGGTAAGCCCGAGCACTGGCGGCGCGGTCACGAAGAAATGATCGACCAGGGGCTATTGCAGATCGAACCGTTAACCTACATTCGCGGGCGATCGATTCCGAAGCAATTTTTAATTGTGGATGAAGCCCAAAACCTCACCCCCCATGAGGTCAAAACCATTCTGACCCGCGCCGGGGAGGGTACCAAAATTATTCTCACGGGCGACCCTGACCAGATCGACAATCCCTACGTTGACGCTTCGAGTAACGGTCTTACCTACGTGGTTGAGCGCTTTAAGCAGGAAAGCCTGGCGGGGCACATTACCCTCTGCAAAGGGGAGCGATCGAGCCTGGCAGAGCGGGCCGCTGTGTTGCTTTAG